The following is a genomic window from Gymnodinialimonas ceratoperidinii.
CGCGACACGCCCGAGTTCCTGGCGCTGGCGCACCGGGTGCGCGAAGGCCTGCGCGAGGGCCATGCCTATGAGTGACGCGGCATCGGCATCGGCGGTCGAGGCCGCCCCCTGCGCCTTCTGCCTCGCCATGCGCCGCGCAGCCGGTGCGGTGCTGCCGATCCTCGTCGTCGTCGGGGTCATCATCGCGATCTGGTACGCCGCAGCCTGGAACATGAACCGGCATTGGACGCTGGATCAGGCCGAGCGTCGCGGAGTGGAGATTACCGCCACCGAGTTGTTCACCGACACCATGTGGCAGGAACGCCCCCGACTTCCCGCGCCGCATCAGGTGGCGATCGAGCTGTGGAATACCACCGCCGGCGAGGCGATGTTCCGCGAGCGGCGTGGAGAGCTTCGGCCCAACCCGCGCAGCCTGTTCTTCCATGCGTTTCAAACCCTTGCACCAACGATGCTCGGCTTCGTCATCGGCACGCTGGCGGGCATGGCGCTTGCCATTGCCATCGTCCACAATCGCGCGATGGACATGAGCGTGATGCCCTGGGCCATCGCCTCGCAGACCATTCCGATCCTCGCCATCGCGCCCATCGTCATCGTGGTGCTGAACGCGGTGGGGCTGGTTGGACTGGTGCCGAAATCCCTGATCTCGGCCTATCTTTCTTTCTTCCCGGTGGTCGTGGGCATGGTGAAGGGCCTGCGCAGTCCCGGCGCGATGGATCTCGACCTGCTGCGGACCTATTCGGCCAGCCGTGCGCAGACCTTCTGGAAGCTGCGTCTACCGGCCTCGGTGCCCTTCCTCTTCGCCTCGCTGAAGGTGGGCATTGCCGCCGCACTGGTCGGCACCATCGTGGCGGAGCTGCCGACGGGCGCCCGCTTCGGCCTTGGCGCGCGGCTCTTGACCGGGAGCTACTACGGCCAGACGATCCAGATCTGGAGCGCGCTTTTCATGGCCGCGATCTGCGCCGCCATACTGGTGAGCCTCCTCGGCTTGGCCGAGCGGAGCACGCTCAAGCGGATGGGGCTGGATCGATGACGCAGATGCTGAACCTCCCTCGCATGATTGCCTGGCTCGGACTGGCGGCGATCCTTCTGTTTCCGCTCCTGCTGCCGAACGCCGAGGCCGGGCGCAATCTGCAGGTCATCCTTGCGGTCTGGGTGATGTTCTGGGGCGTCAACGTCTTGCTCGCGTCGCGGTCATGGCCCTTCGCACGCCTGTTGGTCCCGGTGATCTTTGGCGCCACGCTGTTGATTTTGTGGCAAATGATCGTGGTGCGGTTCGAGATCTCGCCGGTCATTCTGCCGGCACCCACGGACATCGCCGCGGCCTTCATGTCGAACCTCCCCACGCTCTGGGTCGATTTCGTCCAGACCATCGTGCGCGGCGCATTGGTGGGCTACGTTCTGGGCTGCGGCATCGCGATCCTCGCCGCATTGGCGATTGATCGCAGCCCGTTCCTGCAGAAAGGCCTTCTGCCGGTCGGCAACTTCATCGCCGCGCTGCCGATCGTGGGCACCGCGCCCATCCTCGTGATGTGGTATGGCTTCGGGCCCTCGTCAAAAGTCGCCGTGGTTGTGGCGATGGTCTTCTTCCCGATGCTCGTCAACGCGGTGCAGGGCCTGAAGGAAAGCGACGCGATCCAGCGCGATCTGATGCACACCTACGCGGCGAGCTATTGGCAGACGCTGTTGAAACTCCGGCTGCCGACCGCGCTCCCCTTCCTGTTCAACGGGTTGAAAATCTGCACGACCCTTGCGCTTATCGGGGCGATTGTGGCTGAATTTTTTGGCTCACCCACGGTTGGGATGGGTTTTCGGATCAAGATCGAGGTCGGACGTCTGGCCATGGACATGGTCTGGGCCGAGATTGCGGTCGCGGCCCTCGCGGGCTCTGGCCTCTACGGGCTGATGGCGCTGTTGGAGCGCAAACTGACATTCTGGCACCCGTCACAAAGGCGGGGCTGAACATAATAACAAGACCTACGCAACCTGGAGGGAAAACTATGAAACATCTGACACTTGGCGCCGCGGCGCTGCTGGCAAGCGGAAGCATGGCGCTGGCTGACGGCCACGAGGCGGAAGTGAACCTGCAGCTTCAGTGGGTCACGCAATCCCAGTTCGCCGGCTACTACGTGGCGCTCGAGAACGGCTATTATGAGGAAGAGGGGTTGAGCGTGAACATCATCCCCGGCGGCCCCGACATCGCCCCGCCGCAAGTGCTTGCCGGCGGCGGCGCGGACGTGATGCTGAACTGGATGCCCTCGGCCCTCGCAGCGCGCGAAAACGGTCTGCCCGTGGTCAACATCGCGCAGCCTTTCGTGCGCTCCGGTCTGATGCTCACCTGTTGGGCGGACAGCGGTATCACGGAGCCGGAAGACCTCGCCGGGCACACCGTCGCCCATTGGTTCTTCGGGAACGAGTATCCGTTCCTGTCCTGGATGTCGCAGCTCGGCATCGGCGTCGAAGGCGGCGACGATGGCGTGACGCTGCTTCAGGCAGGCTTCAACGTCGATCCGCTTCTGCAGCGTCAGGCTGACTGCATGTCGACCATGACCTACAACGAGTACTGGCAGGTGATCGACGCGGGCGTCTCGCCGGACGAGCTGGTGACCTTCCGTTACGAGGATTACGGCGTTTCGACCCTCGAAGATGGCATCTGGGCTCTGGAAGAGAACCTCGAAGACCCCGAGTTCGTCGACCGCATGGCGCGTTTCGTGCGGGCCTCCATGCGCGGTTGGGCTTGGGCGGCCGAGAACCCCGATGAAGCCGCGATGATCGTGCTCGACTACGACGAGACCGGCGCGCAGACCGAAGAGCACCAGCTTCGCATGATGGGCGAGGTCGCCCTGCTTGTCGAAGGGGGTGACGGCCGACTGGATGAGGAAGCCTATCAGCGCACGGTCGATACCCTGCTGGCGGGCGGCTCGGATCCCGTCATCTCGGAAGCACCCGAAGGGGCCTTCACCCATGTGGTGACCGACGCGGCACTCGCAGAGTAACCCAAGGCAGCAGGCAGTAGCTTGCTTGGACCCCGTGCGCCTTGGCGTGCGGGGTCTTTTGGTTCTTCGACCGGGGACTGGAGCGGCGCAGGTGTCGTGCGATGCGTTGCCTTGTTGTCCGGATCAAAGGGGAAGCCTTTGCTGGTCGTCAACGCCCGTGCGTTCTTCGACCTTTACCTGCCCTCGGCCCGTGTCGCCGCTGACAGGATCACTTCTGTCGCCGTTCAGCTGCGCACATCAACCGTGGGGGTTTTACTGTCCGCTTCCATGTCACGCAGGGTGGCCGCGATCGGGTCTTCGGGATCGGCGGGCTCTTCCACCTCCTCAATTTCGGGCGCGTCGGCGATGATCGCTCGAACCGTCGCCTCACGCGGAGGTTCCGGCGGGACCGGGACGTGATCGTTGTCACCCACCTCGAAGGTATCGAGAGGTTGAAACTCCTCTCCGGTCTTGGCATCCGCCGCATCCGTCTTGGCGACAGCCAGCACGGGCCGCGCCGTTTCGGCGGCTGTGCTGAGCGCGCTTGGCGCAAAGTTCTGACTTGTGCTGGCCGGCAGGCCCGCAGGTTCTGTTCGTGGCACTAAACTCGAATATTCCATTTCTCACTCCTCACACGAATTTCGTTCAGAGACACCCGCCAGCGATGGTTCAGCATTCAGGTTTCAAAAGCGTTAACGCGCCGGGCCATTTGCCAAAGGGTTGAGTTAAATTGCGTGACCCGTTCGTCGGCAGATCCGGGGCGCACGTTGCGCCGGCCTTCGATCCGTGTAAATTAGCTGAAAATGTTGTAAATTTTGGACCCTAAGCGATGCTCCAAGGCCCCGACCACCTGACCGGCAGCCGTATCCGCGAGCGGCGTCTGGCCCTGGGCGTGAAGCAGGGGGCGCTCGCTGCGGACGTCGGGGTCTCGCCGTCCTATCTCAACCTGATCGAGCACAATCACCGGCGGATCGGGGGCAAGCTGCTGTTGGAACTAGCCCGCGCGCTGGAGGTCGATGCCTCGACCCTCACCGAGGGCGTCGACGCGGGCATCAGCGAGTTGCTCGACGCGGCAGCCCGCGCCATGGGCGATGTGCCGGCAGAGACCTCGCGGATTGACGAGCTGGTGGCGCGGTTTCCCGGCTGGACCGCCCTGATCGCGGCGCAGGAGGCGCGCGCGCGGCATCTGGAAGGCCAGATCGACGCGCTGCGCGACCGGTTGGCCCATGACCCCGCGCTGGCAGAGGCGATGCATGAGGTTCTGTCCTCGGTCGCCGCGATCCGCACGACGGCGGATATCCTCGTGAAAGAAGCCGATCTGGATCCCGCGTGGCGCGGACGCTTTCACCGCAACTTGCACGAGGATGCCGAACGCCTCTCGGCCCGCGCCACGGGGTTGCTCGCGCAGTTCGAAGCACCGGGTGCGGGCGCTGAAGTTTCGGCGCCGGAAGAAACCGTTGAGGCCATGTTCGAGGCCGAAGACCATTATTTCGCCGAGATCGAAACCGCCGGTGAGGCGGGCTACGAAAACGCTATTTCAACGGTCCTTGCGCGCCATGCGGGCATGGTGGAAGGGCCAGCGCGAGGCCGCGCCGAGGCGCGGTTGCGGGCCATGGCGCGGGACGCCAAGCGTCTGCCTATGGCGGAATTTGCGCCTTTGGCCAAAGGCTTGGACTATGATCCGGCGCGCATTCTCGATGCGATCGGCGGAGATGTCGCCTTGATCCTGCGCCGCATGGCAAGCCTGCCGTCAGACGAAACCGTGCCGCCGCGCGGCTTGGCGATTTGCGATGCCTCGGGCGCGATGCTGCATCGACGCCGCGTGCAGGGTTTTGCGCTGCCTCGGGTGGCGGCGGGATGTCCGCTTTGGCCGCTCTACCGCGTCATGGGACGGGTCGGTCAGCCCGACATGGCCGTGATCGAGACACCGAGAGGCGCGCGCTTCAAGGCCTGGACCGTGGCGCAACCGGTCGCCGATCAATCCGGCGCACGCTCCGGCGGCGGCGCACGCTTCGGCTCGTTGCCTCGGATCGAGGCGACCATGCTGGTCATGCCGACGACAGCAGCGAAGGAGTCGGTCGAAGTAATTCCAGCGGGCCCCGGATGCGGCACATGCCCGCGAGAGGGCTGCCCTGCGCGGCGCTAGGGGCCGAGTTGCCGAACGCAGGAGACCATTGCACGGGCGGTGCGTAGGATGCACACTCGCGCCATCAGGCTTGGCGGCGCGAGGGACGGGAGGGTCCAGCGCCCCACAGAGGAGGGCCGATGACGGGAGAACATGATAACAGGGCCGGAGCTGCGATGGGCAGTGGGGCCAGCGAGTTGGCGGTTGCCAATGAGCCCATGTCGAGAAATCCGGTGGAGATAATCGCCACAGAGCGCCGCGAGACCGGTGAGGCGCCGACCACGACGGATGAGGGCGCGACATCCACCGGACCCATCGGCCGCATCCTGATCGTCGAGGATGAGGGCAATATCCTGGAGGCCCTCAGCTTCATTCTCAGTCGTGCGGGGTGGGACGTGCGCGGCCACGGCAAGGGCAGCGATGCGCTGGAAGAGATCGCGCGGCTGACGCCCGATATACTCGTGCTCGACGTGATGCTGCCCGGCCGTACGGGGTTCGAGATCCTCGCCGACCTGCGCGCGCGTCCTGAGACGCGGAACCTGCCGGTGTTGATGCTGACCGCGAAGGGGCAGACGAAGGACCGCGATCAGGCCATGTCACTGGGGGCGAACGGTTTTCTCACCAAACCTTTCGCCAATACCGAGTTGCTGGACGTGATCTCTTCCCTGCGGGAGAGCGCTGCGGCCAGCGGGGATTGACCCGTGCCGCGCCGCATGTTCCTCGAGCGTCGGACCTATCGACAGAACCGGCTGCAAGACGCCGCGCGCCTTTTGCCCTTCCTCGGTGCGATAATGATCTTTGGGCCTGTCTTCATCCGTGACGAGGAAGGCGGTGCGCCGACGCTTGCCGGCGAACTGGTGTACTACTTTGCCATATGGCTCGGGCTGATCGTTCTGACCGCCGTGATCAGCCGCGCCCTCGTGCGGTCTGTCGGAGGCGAGGGCGAGACATCCGCCCCGCCATCGCCCGCCTTGCCACCGACAGACAAGACGGCCGATCAAACGCCCGCCGCGACGTCCGAGCGTAGCTGAGATGCGGGATCTGGACGCCCTCGTCGCGGTCTGCGTCCTCTACGTCTTGGGGCTTTTTGCCATCGCGTTCTGGGCCGAGAAAAGCGCCCGGCGGGGCGGGGCAAAATGGCTGAACTCGCCGATCACCTATACGCTGAGCCTGTCGATCTACGCGACCGCGTGGACGTTCTACGGCGCGGTCGGCTCCGCCGCGCGGTCGGGGCTGGAATTCCTGACGATCTACCTCGGCCCGCTACTGGTTTTCGTCGGATGGTACTGGCTCCTGCGAAAGGTGGTGCGGATCGGGCGCGCGCAGCGGATCACGTCAATTGCCGACATGATTTCAAGCCGCTACGGCAAGTCTGGCGGTTTGGCTGCATTGGTCACGGTCCTCTCGGTCATCGGCGCGACGCCCTACATTGCCTTGCAGTTGCAATCCGTCACGCTGTCGTTTGCCGTCTTTGCGCAGCCGGGCTCTTTCGGGCCGGACGGGGCAGGGGCGACGGCGGTCTGGCTGGCTGCGGGCCTCGCCTTGTTCACCATTATCTTCGGCACCCGCTCGCTTGATCTGAACGAGCGTCACCCCGGCCTCGTCAGCGCCATTGCTTTCGAGGCCATCGTCAAGCTCGCCGCCATCCTGAGCGTGGGCATCTTCGTGGTCTGGGGTGTCGCCGATGGCCCCGGCGACATGCTGGCACGGATCGAGGCCTCGCCCATCGCTGCAGAGCCTTTGAATGGCGCGCGGTGGTTGGGGCTCACCGTGCTGGCCGGGGCCGCGATCCTGTGCCTGCCGAGGATGTTTCAGGTGCTGGTGGTCGAGAACTCCGACGAACGTCACCTCGCCGTCGCCGGATGGGCGTTTCCGCTCTACCTGATGCTGATCTCGCTCTTCGTGGTGCCCTTGGCCGTGGCGGGGATGAGCCTGCCCGGCACCGGTGACAATCCGGACCTCTACGTTCTCACCGTGCCGCTCTCGCTCGATCAGGACATGCTGGCGCTGCTGGTGTTCCTCGGCGGGTTTTCGGCGGCAACCTCGATGGTGATGGTGGCAGCGCTTGCCCTGTCGACGATGGTGTCGAACCATATCATCGTGCCGCTCTGGCTGCGGATCAGCCACCGGGGCGAGGCGCGGGACGGCGACATGCGGAGCATGGCCCTGATGGCGCGCCGCTTCTCCATTGCGGGCGTGCTGTTGCTGGGACTTCTCTATTACCGTCAATCCGGCGGGACAGAGGCGCTTGCCTCCATCGGTTTGATCTCGTTCCTTGGTGTGGCGCAGGTGCTGCCGGCGCTGGTCGGCGGCATCCTCTGGCGCGGGGCCACGCGGCCCGGGGCGGCCTTGGGGATCGGGTCGGGCTTCCTGATCTG
Proteins encoded in this region:
- a CDS encoding ABC transporter permease, with protein sequence MFWGVNVLLASRSWPFARLLVPVIFGATLLILWQMIVVRFEISPVILPAPTDIAAAFMSNLPTLWVDFVQTIVRGALVGYVLGCGIAILAALAIDRSPFLQKGLLPVGNFIAALPIVGTAPILVMWYGFGPSSKVAVVVAMVFFPMLVNAVQGLKESDAIQRDLMHTYAASYWQTLLKLRLPTALPFLFNGLKICTTLALIGAIVAEFFGSPTVGMGFRIKIEVGRLAMDMVWAEIAVAALAGSGLYGLMALLERKLTFWHPSQRRG
- a CDS encoding ABC transporter substrate-binding protein, whose product is MKHLTLGAAALLASGSMALADGHEAEVNLQLQWVTQSQFAGYYVALENGYYEEEGLSVNIIPGGPDIAPPQVLAGGGADVMLNWMPSALAARENGLPVVNIAQPFVRSGLMLTCWADSGITEPEDLAGHTVAHWFFGNEYPFLSWMSQLGIGVEGGDDGVTLLQAGFNVDPLLQRQADCMSTMTYNEYWQVIDAGVSPDELVTFRYEDYGVSTLEDGIWALEENLEDPEFVDRMARFVRASMRGWAWAAENPDEAAMIVLDYDETGAQTEEHQLRMMGEVALLVEGGDGRLDEEAYQRTVDTLLAGGSDPVISEAPEGAFTHVVTDAALAE
- a CDS encoding ATP-binding protein, with the translated sequence MRDLDALVAVCVLYVLGLFAIAFWAEKSARRGGAKWLNSPITYTLSLSIYATAWTFYGAVGSAARSGLEFLTIYLGPLLVFVGWYWLLRKVVRIGRAQRITSIADMISSRYGKSGGLAALVTVLSVIGATPYIALQLQSVTLSFAVFAQPGSFGPDGAGATAVWLAAGLALFTIIFGTRSLDLNERHPGLVSAIAFEAIVKLAAILSVGIFVVWGVADGPGDMLARIEASPIAAEPLNGARWLGLTVLAGAAILCLPRMFQVLVVENSDERHLAVAGWAFPLYLMLISLFVVPLAVAGMSLPGTGDNPDLYVLTVPLSLDQDMLALLVFLGGFSAATSMVMVAALALSTMVSNHIIVPLWLRISHRGEARDGDMRSMALMARRFSIAGVLLLGLLYYRQSGGTEALASIGLISFLGVAQVLPALVGGILWRGATRPGAALGIGSGFLIWGWLLLLPNVFETGGLIAPILSEGPFGIAWLSPATPLGLQATDPLLTAMVLSLGVNTALFIMGSLFSFPSPLERLQGAQFVNVFDHSRALKGWRGAVGTADDLLIMAQRILGTGRAGRLFAEVAADQGREGDLPEPTPDFLQRLERELAGSVGAATAHAMVAQIAGAASVSVRDLLAVADETAQIMEYSSQLEAKSEELAQAARSLREANAKLTELSLQKDAFLSQISHELRTPMTSIRAFSEILMQSDLVDEAARTRFSRIIHDESMRLTRLLDDLLDLSVLENGRVTLNMDKAVLSDVMDRAISAAVAESQSRLIINRDRAAEEITLWTDADRLSQVFINLISNAQKYCDAEAPELTISVERLGQGIAVDFCDNGSGIPSRQEALIFEKFSRLDTARGAPGAGLGLAISLEVMSRLDGRLSFLPGPGGARFRVQLPSAALRAA
- a CDS encoding helix-turn-helix transcriptional regulator encodes the protein MLQGPDHLTGSRIRERRLALGVKQGALAADVGVSPSYLNLIEHNHRRIGGKLLLELARALEVDASTLTEGVDAGISELLDAAARAMGDVPAETSRIDELVARFPGWTALIAAQEARARHLEGQIDALRDRLAHDPALAEAMHEVLSSVAAIRTTADILVKEADLDPAWRGRFHRNLHEDAERLSARATGLLAQFEAPGAGAEVSAPEETVEAMFEAEDHYFAEIETAGEAGYENAISTVLARHAGMVEGPARGRAEARLRAMARDAKRLPMAEFAPLAKGLDYDPARILDAIGGDVALILRRMASLPSDETVPPRGLAICDASGAMLHRRRVQGFALPRVAAGCPLWPLYRVMGRVGQPDMAVIETPRGARFKAWTVAQPVADQSGARSGGGARFGSLPRIEATMLVMPTTAAKESVEVIPAGPGCGTCPREGCPARR
- a CDS encoding response regulator; translated protein: MTGEHDNRAGAAMGSGASELAVANEPMSRNPVEIIATERRETGEAPTTTDEGATSTGPIGRILIVEDEGNILEALSFILSRAGWDVRGHGKGSDALEEIARLTPDILVLDVMLPGRTGFEILADLRARPETRNLPVLMLTAKGQTKDRDQAMSLGANGFLTKPFANTELLDVISSLRESAAASGD
- a CDS encoding ABC transporter permease is translated as MRRAAGAVLPILVVVGVIIAIWYAAAWNMNRHWTLDQAERRGVEITATELFTDTMWQERPRLPAPHQVAIELWNTTAGEAMFRERRGELRPNPRSLFFHAFQTLAPTMLGFVIGTLAGMALAIAIVHNRAMDMSVMPWAIASQTIPILAIAPIVIVVLNAVGLVGLVPKSLISAYLSFFPVVVGMVKGLRSPGAMDLDLLRTYSASRAQTFWKLRLPASVPFLFASLKVGIAAALVGTIVAELPTGARFGLGARLLTGSYYGQTIQIWSALFMAAICAAILVSLLGLAERSTLKRMGLDR